The DNA sequence ACGACGGTATCGGTGTCGCTCGCCTCGCCGTCACTGACATCGACCTCGAAGGTCAATGCCGTGTCGCTGTCGACGTCTGGTGCCTCGAAGGTCGCCGTGCTGGTGTCGTCACCGGTGAGCGACACGTCGGGGCCGTCCGTCTGGCTCCAGGCGTAGGTCAACGCGTCGCCGTCGGGGTCGCTGGACCCCGTCGCGTCGAGCGTGACCGTCGTCTCTTCGTCGACCGTCTGGTCGGCACCGGCGTCAGCCGTGGGTGGCCGGTTGGCCGGTGTCGGGTCCGTGACGGTCAGCGTCGCGCCGTTCGCCTCGGTGACGGTGTAGCTCTGACCGCTCTCGGTACCGAGCGCCTCGACAGACAGGCCGAGGTCGGTCGTCCCGGCCGCGTCACCTTCGACGGTGACCGTCGCGATGACGACGCTCCCGGTGTCGTCGGTATCCGCCAGTGCGGCGACTACCGAGACGGCGGAGCCGTCGTTCGCGAGGGTGACGTCCGAGGTCTGTGCCGGCGGTCCGCCACCCAGGGAGATGTCAGTGATCGATGCGACGGTCGAATCGGCGACTGTCACGTCGAAGTCGTAGGCACCGACACCACCGTCGGCGGTGTCGACGACGACATCGTACGTCGTCGTGTCTCCGGGGTCGATCGTTGTACTCTGCGGTGCGAGGCTCACGGCGGAACTGGGCTGTGCTTGTTGGGCAGCGACAGCTGGTGCCGTCACACTTCCTCCGAGAACCCCGAACGGAGCCGCGTTTACCGCGACCGCACCGACGACGAGTGCCGTCAGTGCGAGCGCGATGAGGCTCTTCGTGGTGAGGACGTTCTGTCCGGTTCGTGTACTCATAGTATCCCTTTCGCTGCTGTTACCGCTGTTCTCGCCACTCGCGTGCTACTGGGTGAGCGCATCAGGCACCACCGTTTATTAGGAGGTAGTACTGCGCCTGGACGTCGACGATGTCGAACGTCGCGTCGCCGTTGTAGTTGAACTTCTCAGGATTGTTCTGGATGACCGGGTCGTTGATGTTCGCGAACGTAGCCTGGATGTCGACGATGTTGAAGACACCGTCGCCGTTCGTGTCTTCGTACAGTCCGTCACCGTTGAGGTCGTTCGGGGAGTTCTGGAAGTTGCCGATCGGTGCGAGGTCGACGGCGGTCACGGTCGCACCACTGGTGCTGTCGACCGTGTAGCTGTTGCCGTTCTCGTCACCGAGTGCAGCGACGTCGAGACCGAGATTTGCCGTCCCTTCACCCTGACCCGTCACCTCGATGGTCGCGATGGTGACGCTGCCGGTGTTCGCCGTGTCCGCGAGTGCAGCGTTGATGGTGACCGACGAGTTGTCGCTCGCGTAGTCGGTCTCCAGCAAGCCGGGGCTTCCCTGCACCTCGACGTCCGTGATAATCGCGACGGACGGGTCATCGACGGTCACGGTCGCGGTGAAGGCACCGACACCACCGTCGGTGTTCTCGACGACGATGTCGTACGTCCCGGTGTTTCCGAGCGTGATCTCGGCGTCCGTCGGCGACAGGCTCACGTCGGTCGACTTGACCGCCGGGGCCGGGTCGACGCTGAGGGTGGCAGTCTGTGAGTCGTCGCTGGTGTAGACGCCGTGGGTGTAGTCGCCCGGTGCGAGCGTTGAGGTGTCGATGTCCTCGAAGGTCACCGTCTGGCTGGCACCCGCGGCGAGCGTCACGTCCTGGCTGGTGAGAGCGGTGCCGTCGACCTGGAAGGAGACCGATTGCGTCCCGGCTTCGTCGCCGGTGTTCTCGACAGTCGCGCTGACGTCGATGACGTCACCCTGCGTGACCGTCACGTCGGTCGGGTTCAGGTTCGACACCTGGAAGTTCGCCGGGTTGACGACCGGTTCCTCGACGGTGATGGTCGTCGAGTCGGTGCTCGTGAGACGGTTACTGGTCGCAGGCTCGATGACCGAGCCCTCCGACGTCACCGTGTAGTCACCCGGTGCCGCGTCGCTGGGGACGAGGACGGTGTAGGTGTGGGTGTACGTACCGGTCACCCCGTCCATGTCGGACAGCGTGATTCCACCGAGGAAGGTCGTCTGTGCGGCGACGTAGTCCCAGCCGTTGGCTGCGGTCGTCGCGGTGATCGTCCACCCGTCGGGGAGACTCGGCACCATCGCAGGCGCGTTCGCCTCTGTCTGTGTGAACTCCACCGTGATCTGGACCTCGTCGCCGGGAGCGGCGGTGACGCTGTTTTGGGCGTGTGAGACCGTGACGCCGGGTGCTGCGACGACCACGCCTACCGGTCCGAGGACCGAGAGGACGAGGGCGAGTGCGACGAGTGCGGCCGTTGTTTGTCTGAGTCGCTGCTGGATTTTGTTCGTCATTGGTTGGATACTGTCAGTTGTCGTTCTGTTGGTCGGTGTGCGGTTCGCGTCTCGGAGCCAGTCGGCTCCGCCCCGTTTGACCGACGAGAGAGGGTGCCTCGGGAGGCGTGGCGTCGACGCAGTCGGTGTGGTTACCCCCGATGGACACCGGTCGCCGACGGATGCCGTACCAGACCGGTTCTGGTCCGTCATCGGTCCGACTCCGAGCGTCGCCACTGCCGTAGCAGGACTCGTCCCCGCTGGACGAGTCGCGATGGCGACCGACGACGCGTGCGGAGTGTCTCGTCATTGGTCGGTCGAGCGCCCGCTCTACGCGCTGCCCTCCGATTCGATGATTTCGATTGCTCTGATCTCCGGGTTCTCGAACGCACCTTGCTCGAAGACGACCGTGATGGTGCCGTCGCCATCGTCGGTCGCAGTAAAGCTCTTCAGAACCCCAGTCGCGTGGCCGACGTCGGCCACGGGGTCGTACTGTTCGAGTACCTGTTGGCCCTCGATGGAGACGTTGAACTGTCGCTGGCCGGGCTCGCTCGCACCGGGGTACGAGTTGCCGAAGTAGAGTCGGACGTCGACCGTCTGCCCGGAGTCCACCGAGAACGCCCAGGTCATCTCGCCGTAGCGTTCACAGTCGAACACGGCGTCCGGTGTCGACGAGGGGACGGTGCTCCCGGCCGTGATGGCGTCGCCAGCGCAGTAGTTCCCCGCACCGGTGCTCGCGACAGAGACGAGATACGGCGAACTGGTGTCCCCGACGCCCGTCCAGTCGGGGCCGTCGCCGGTTGCCGCGACGGTCGTCGCCTCACCCGCGTTCACGCGGTGGAGAATCTGCGGTTCGGTGCTTCCGACTTCCAGGATGACCGTGTTCGAGGCCACCCCGGTATCACCGCTGCCGTCCTGGACGGCCGCGACGAAGTAGTTCAGGTTCGTGTCCGAGAGCGTCACCGAGACGGTTGCCTCGCCGTTCGCGTCGAGCGAGACGGACTGAGTGTTGACCGCCTGAGCGTTGTCGCCCTCGTAGGCGTCGATGTCGTAACCATCGGACGGCGGCGTGCTGAGTTCCATCTGGATCAGCTGGACCGTTCCGTCCGCCGGACCGCTGAGCGTCAGTGTCTGTGCCGTGTCGCCCACGGTGGCCGCCTCGTGGCCAGGGAAGTCCGTCGCGGCCAGCGTGACGTCCTGCACGCCGAGCGTAGGTGCGCTCGGGACGACGGACTTCGCGGTGGCCTGCGCGCCACCCGCGCTGCCGTCGCCGAAGAGGTCGGTCGTCTGGGTCGCCCCGTCACCGTACGAGACGCTCACGGCACTGCCCGCGAGTTCCAGCCCCGAAACGGACCCGGCACCACCGGTCGTGGAGGCACCTTGGATGGTCGTCGGGTCGATGTCCGTCGAGAAGGTCACGACCTCGCCAGGCTCGAAGTCCCCGAACTCGATGGTCAGGACGTCGTAGCCGTCGGTGCCGTCGACGCCGTTGTGTGGTTGACTGAACACGTCGGCGTCGGCGGTACTGACGACACCCACGCCGTCACCGGACTCGCTGTCGATGACGAGTCCCTTCGCGGTCGCGTCACCAGCCGTGCCGGTGGGGTCGAAGACCGCATCCGGGACCGCGCTCTCACTCAGGTCGAACGAGACCGAGGAGATGGGCTGGTCGCCGGTGTTCTCGATGCTGAACGAACCGCCGTTGAAGGTACTCGCGTCGATGCCCCCGTTGGCGTTGACTGCGATGTCGGCCGAGCCGGGACCGGTGCTACCGTCGGACGGTGCGATGCCGATCGCCGAGACCTTTGCCTGGTCCACCTCAGCGGTGAACTGGATGTTCAGTTCGCCGTCGGTCACGTCGGCCGTGTAGGTCTTCGTCGTCGCCGTCGCGGAACCGGCGTCGGCGATGATGTCGTAGTTGTCGAGGACCTGCTGGCCTTCGATTGCGACGTCGAATTCGCGTGCGCCGACGCCGTTACCGTTCTGCACACCGTGGTAGATTTCGGCGAAGTGGAGCGTGACGTCGTACGCCCCGTTGGCGAGCGGGATGGCGTACTCGAACGTGCCGTACCGCTCGGTCTGGTAGAGCGTGTCGTCGTCAGTGCCTGCGATCTCGAGACCGTCGCTGGCGAACGGCGTGCCACCGACGAAGTTCACGTCAGCCGCGTAGGTCGTGCTGTCCGTCGCCGTGTACTCTGCCCCACCCGAGTTCACGTAGAACTCGGTCGGGCCGCTCGACTGTTCGTACTTCAGGACGACGACGTTCGAGGCGTCGCCCATGTCGCCGGAGGCGACCCCGTGGGCCGCCACGAAGTAGTTGAAGCCGGCTTCGTCACTGTCGTCGGGGCCATTGGTCAGGGTGACCGGCACCGACGCCTCACCGTTGCCGTCGAGCGTGACGCTGATGTACTCGACGTTCACTGCGTTGTTCGCTTCCAGTGCTTCGATGTCGTAGCCGCCGTTCGGGACGTCGCTCAGCGAGAGTTCGCCCTCGACGCGCACGAGCGTGACAGTCTCTCCGGGTTCGCCGGTGACCGTCACGGTCTGGGCGGCCTCGGAGACGACCGCGCCGCTGTGGTAGCCGTCGAGGACGCTGCCGTCGAGGCTGACACCGTCGACACCGATGGTCGGTGCCGGGGCTTCCTCGCCGTCGAGGACGGCGGTCGAGCCACCGACGGAGCCGTCACCCATCAGGTTGGCCGTCTGGGACGTGCCGTCCGCGTAGGTGACCGTCACCGTCGAACGGGCGAGTTCCAGTCCGGAGACGGGACCGGCCTCCTGGGAGCTGACCGTCGCGCCCTTGATGCTGGTCGGGTCGTTGTCGGCCCAGAAGGTCGCCGTCTCGCCGGGCTGGAAGTCGCCGAACTCGACGGTCATGACGTCGTAGCCGTCGGCACCGTCGACGCCGTTGTGCGGCTGGGAGAACGCCTCGTCCGAGCCGCCGCCGGCCGTCGTGATTCCCGTTCCACCGTCGCTGACGATGTTGAGGCCCTCACCGGTCGGGTCGCCGGCCGTCCCGTCCGGGTCGAAGACCATATCCGGCATACTCGCCGTACTCAGGTCGAACGAGACGGACACGATGTCGGTCTCACCGGTGTTCGTCACCTGGTAGGAGCCGAAGCCGTAGGTCGTCTGGTCGATGTTCGTGCTGTCCGGCGTCACCTCGACCAGCGACGAGCTGGTGAGGCTGGGGGCGACCGTGACGGTCGCCGTGTCGGTCGCTTCGGGGTTCGTGTACTCCGTGTGCACCATGTCCGCCACGGTGACGGTGACGGTGTGTTCGCCCGCCGCGACGTTCTCGAACGTGTACGAGCCGTCGATGGGCTGGCCGCCGACGTAGTCGTTGTCGTCGAGTTGGACGTGGACGTGGTCGGTGTCCATCGCCTTCGTCCCGTCCCACGTGACGGTGACGTTCGACCCGTCGACGGAGGTGCTGGTAATCTGCATCGACGCCGGAGTGCTCACGGTCGCACCGGTCGCCCACATGTTGGTGAGCTGTTGGAGCATCGAGAGGTCGATCGTCTCGCCGCCGGTGTTCGGGACGGCGGTCTCGGTCGCCCACCAGTTGGTAGCGAGCTGCAGCTCCGAGATCTCGATGACCGTGTCGTCGCCGGTCGAGTCGGCACTGGCGACCGCCTGTTCGATGGACAGGTCGTCGGTCGCCCCGACGGTCACCGTGGCGTCGCTCGTGCCGGTGATGTCGTAGTCCTCTGCGGCGTCCGTGCCGATGTTCACCGACTGGTCGTCGACCGAGAACGTCGCCGTTCCGGCCGCGTCGGCTGCCACCGTGACCGTGGCGAGGACGACCTCGCCGGTTCCGGTCGTGTCGGACGCGAAGACGGCGACTGTCGCCGACGAGCCGTCGGCAGCGATGGTAATGTCACTGACGCTCTCGTCGGGGTCGCCGGCCAGATCGACGTCGGTGATGGACGCGACCGTCGGGTCGTCCACCGAGATGGTGAACTCGTAGGAGCCGACGCCCTCCGTCGCCTGTGTGGCGACGACGTCGACTGTCGTCGTGCTCCCGGTGCCGACCGACTGACTGGCCGGAGCGATCGCTACCTGCGTACTCGCCGCGAGCACGACGCTGGTGGCTCCCGCCGAGACGACGAGAAGCACCGCCATCGTGAGCACGAGGAGTGTTCTGAGTGTTGGTGTATGGGTTGGTTTGCGTTTCATTTCGTGTCCTGCGATTGTGGGTTGGTTCTGTGGGGTTCTGTGCTGGATTCGGTCGGCTGTGTCCGACCCGAGTGGCTGCCGTGGGCCTCTGGAGTGAGCGTACCCGTGGCTCCTCGTGTCCGAAACCGAGAGCGGGAATCAGCCGCTCCCGGACGTCGTCGTGTCGTCGAGCGATTCGATGAACAGTGCCTGCACGTCGACGACGTTGACTTCGCCGTTGCCGTTGAAGTCGAACGCCTCCGAGTAGTTCTGGACCTCGTCGCTCTGGTAGTTCTGGAAGAACGCCTGCACGTCGACGATGTTGAACTCACCGTTGCCGTTGACGTCCTCGTAGAGGCCGTCGCCGTCCGTGTCGGTCGGTGGGTTCTCGAAGCTCCCGACGGGGCCGGGGGCACTCTCGACCGCGACGATCTCGATGGCGTTGAGCTGGGGGTTCTCGACGTCGTGGATGAACACGATGTCGAGGTCACCGTCGGACCCGGCAGTCACGGTGAACGACTCCATGCCAGCGTTCTGGTCGCCGTAGGCGGCGATGGGGTCGAATCCGGACGCTTGGGTCGTGCCTTCGATGACGATGTCGAAGACGCGGTCACCGGGATCAGCCGTCCCCGAGTAGCCGTCGTAGAAGTACAGGCGGACCTCGTAGGTCTGGCCTGCCTCGATGCCGTCGGCGAACTGCCACGCCATCTCCGGGTCGGCAGGTGGGTCCCACCGCTCGCTGTTCCAGAGCTCCGACGGCGTGTCGGCGGGGACGGACGAGTCGACGCTGTTCAGTCCACCGCCGTACGCGCCAGTGTTGTCGCCACCGGCGACGAGATACTGACTCGGTGCCGCTTCGGTGTCGGTGCTCCACGCTGGACCGCCGTCGGCCGCAGCGACTTCGGCGCCGCCCGCGTTCACGCGGTAGAGGACGTCACCCTGCGCGAGCGTCGTGTCCTGCACCGTCACGTCGACCGTGTCGGTGTCGGAGAGGTCGCCGTCGGAGACGCTCAACTCGAAGGTGAGCGTCGTGTCGCCGTCGACCTCGGGTGCCGTGAACGACACCTGTTCGCTGTCGCTCACGTCGAGCAGTCCGTCGGGCGTGCCCGCCGTCTGCGTCCACGTGTAGCCGAGTTGCGCTCCCTCGGGATCCGAGGAGCCCGAGCCGTCGAGCGTGACGGTCTGTCCCTCGTCGACGACGATGTCCGCACCGGCGTCAGCCACGGGCGGCTGGTTCGCGGGTGGGGTGACGTACTCGACGTTGAGGTCGGTCCACGTCGCGTCGAAGGTCGAACTGGCTTGGTAGGACGTTGCGATGACGCCGACCGCCATCGCGCTACCGTCGCTGCTGTCGAGCCAACTTGCTGGAATCGCCGTGGTCTCGACGACCGTCTTTGCGCCACCGTCGATACCGTACTCGGCGGTGACTGCGACGTCGTCGCTGCCGTCGTTCGGCGTCGGGTCGGTCGTCGGGTCGACCGTTAGGTACAGGTCGGTGTTCGTCGATGGCCCGGTGACTCCGCTGTCGTCGGGCTGCGCGACGCTCGAGAAGCTGCCACCGACTTCCTTCGCGAACTGCACACCACCCGTGCCGCCGTTCGCGGCGACGACGAGCTTGGCGTAGTTGTCCTGGTCGCCGTTCCCGACGTAGATGCCCATCGCCTGGTAGTTCTCCGGGTTGTCGGGGAACCCGTTGACCGTCGTCGAGACCGTGAAGGGCTCGCTCGGTGCGTCGATACCGCGCTGGAAGGCGAACTGCTGGCTGTTCTGCGCGTTGACCGCGTCACCAGCCGGGACGCTCTCGACTGTCAGCACCTGTGCCGCGCCACCGACAGTCATCTGCTCGGTATCGTAGAGGATGAGGTAGTCGTCGCCGTTGGTCATGAGACCCGTCCAGCCCTGTCCGGAGTCACCGAAGAGTGCCGTCTCCGAGAAGTCCATCTGGACCGGGAGGGCCGTGCCGACGCCGTTGGTCGCGTCGAGTGCGAACGGGTCCTCGGTGTCGACGATGCCGTCACCGTCGTCGTCGGGGTCGTTCAGGTTAGACGTGCCGTCGTCGTCGAAATCGGCGGGCGTCGACGCGGCCGAACACGGGTTCGTGTCGTTGTCGATCTCGTCGGCGTTGTCGTAGCCGTCGCCGTCCTCGTCGAGAGACGCGTCGTCAGCACCCGTACACTGCGGGCCGGTCGTGCTGTCGTAGTCGTTCGGTTCGAAGACGTTGATTCCACCGCGGGCGGTCCAGACGGTGCCCGGGAAGGGACCGCCGTCGCCCACGGTGGTGATGCCGAGCGCGTCGATGTCACTGAAGAAGTTGCCTTCCTGGTTCGTGACGTCGTCACCGGCAGCGTTGAGTTCGACGCGCTCGACGGAGCCGCCGTTCTCGACGACGAGCAGGTCACCCTGCATCCCACCGCCGAAGTTCGAGGCGGTGTACTCGTCGATACCGCCGGTCCAGCCGAAGGTGTTCCCGATGGAGTTGTCCTGGGTCGGATCCTGGTAGTCACACTCGATCGGGTTCACGAACGAGGCTGGAACCGGACTGTTCTCTTCGGTGATGTCCAGCACCACGTTGCCGGCACTGTCGTAGATGTCCGCACCGGTCGGGTTACCCCGAATCGGCGCGGCGTGTCCACCGTACGAACCTTGGGTCGCGAGGTGGAGCTGGTCGCCGGTGCTGTAGCTTTCGTCCTCGTTAGGCTCGTTGGTACAGATACCCGTCGGCCCCTCGTCAACCGGGATGCCACCCCAGCCACCGTTCGGTCCGTTGTCGATGACGTAGAGTTGGTCGTCCTCCGAGAGGACGAGGTCGTACGGGTTGCGGTAGCCGGAGGAGTAGACTTGGACCGGGCCGTTCTCTACCCACTTCGCCTGGTTGACCCCGTCGTCGCCGCCGAACGGCAGGTCGTCGCCGTCCGTGGCGTCGTCGTTCTGGATGGTCGGGATGCCGTAGTAGAACGTCAGGTCAGGGTAGTTGGCGTTGTAGTCCTGGAGGTTCTTCGCGCCGAAGCTCTCGACCTGCGCGAGGTCGATAGTGAGCACGGCAGCCGACAGCGCGTACTCGGGGGTGTAGCCGAAGTTGTTGCTCGGTGCACCCTTGTTCGCGTGGCCACCCGATGCGACGTACAGCGTGTTGCCGTCGTCGCTCAGGTCGAGCCCGTTCGTCGCGTGGTTCTCCTCGGAGCGTGGCAGGCCGAGGACCAACACTTCGTGCGTGATCTCGCTGTCGGCGAGGACGCCGTCGCCACCCCAGTCGAGGGTGAGCCGCGAGACCGCGCCGGAGTTGGTGTCGACGCTGTCGTCGTCGGTACCGACCTTGATGGTCGGGTCGCTCGACGAGACGTAGAGGATGGGTTGACTGGCCGTCCCACCCACCGTGATGCCCGTAATCTGTCGAGTCCCCTCGCCAGCGTTGAGGACCCCGTTATCATCGTGGTTCGGGATGTCCTGAATCAGTGCGATCTCCTTCTCGTAGACGACCGAGTAGGAGTTCGCTCCGTTGCGCTCGATCTCGAGCGCGTAGACCATCCCGTTCTGCTTGGTGACGTAGAGTCGGTCGTCGGGACCGAACTCGAGGGCCGTGAGCGACCCGTCGCCGAAGCCCTGGAGACTGCTCTTGCCGAAGCCGATTTCGGCCGTGCTCGTCCCCTCACCGGAGAGGTCCACCGCCAGCGGCGAGTTCGTCCCGGTGTGGGTGATCTCGAGCGTTCCAGCCTTGGCCTGGGCGTCCTGTGGTGCGAACGACACCGGGATGTCAGCGGAGTCGCCCGGCGCGAGCGACGTCTGCGAGGGCGACCCCACAGTGAACGCGCTGTCGCCGGACGTCGAGACGCCGGTGATGTCGATGCTCGGGTCGGTCGTACCACCGAGGTTGGTCACGGTGACCGTCTCCGTCTCGGTGTTTCCGACGAGGACGCTTCCGAAGTCGAGGCTCGACTGTGCACCGAGCGTGTCGGACTGCGGCTCGGCCGCGATGATCTCGATCGCAGAGACCTTCGCGTTGTCCGTCACCGTGGTGAAGTCGATGTCGAGCGTGCTGTCGGTCGGCGTGACG is a window from the Halogranum gelatinilyticum genome containing:
- a CDS encoding malectin domain-containing carbohydrate-binding protein → MKRKPTHTPTLRTLLVLTMAVLLVVSAGATSVVLAASTQVAIAPASQSVGTGSTTTVDVVATQATEGVGSYEFTISVDDPTVASITDVDLAGDPDESVSDITIAADGSSATVAVFASDTTGTGEVVLATVTVAADAAGTATFSVDDQSVNIGTDAAEDYDITGTSDATVTVGATDDLSIEQAVASADSTGDDTVIEISELQLATNWWATETAVPNTGGETIDLSMLQQLTNMWATGATVSTPASMQITSTSVDGSNVTVTWDGTKAMDTDHVHVQLDDNDYVGGQPIDGSYTFENVAAGEHTVTVTVADMVHTEYTNPEATDTATVTVAPSLTSSSLVEVTPDSTNIDQTTYGFGSYQVTNTGETDIVSVSFDLSTASMPDMVFDPDGTAGDPTGEGLNIVSDGGTGITTAGGGSDEAFSQPHNGVDGADGYDVMTVEFGDFQPGETATFWADNDPTSIKGATVSSQEAGPVSGLELARSTVTVTYADGTSQTANLMGDGSVGGSTAVLDGEEAPAPTIGVDGVSLDGSVLDGYHSGAVVSEAAQTVTVTGEPGETVTLVRVEGELSLSDVPNGGYDIEALEANNAVNVEYISVTLDGNGEASVPVTLTNGPDDSDEAGFNYFVAAHGVASGDMGDASNVVVLKYEQSSGPTEFYVNSGGAEYTATDSTTYAADVNFVGGTPFASDGLEIAGTDDDTLYQTERYGTFEYAIPLANGAYDVTLHFAEIYHGVQNGNGVGAREFDVAIEGQQVLDNYDIIADAGSATATTKTYTADVTDGELNIQFTAEVDQAKVSAIGIAPSDGSTGPGSADIAVNANGGIDASTFNGGSFSIENTGDQPISSVSFDLSESAVPDAVFDPTGTAGDATAKGLVIDSESGDGVGVVSTADADVFSQPHNGVDGTDGYDVLTIEFGDFEPGEVVTFSTDIDPTTIQGASTTGGAGSVSGLELAGSAVSVSYGDGATQTTDLFGDGSAGGAQATAKSVVPSAPTLGVQDVTLAATDFPGHEAATVGDTAQTLTLSGPADGTVQLIQMELSTPPSDGYDIDAYEGDNAQAVNTQSVSLDANGEATVSVTLSDTNLNYFVAAVQDGSGDTGVASNTVILEVGSTEPQILHRVNAGEATTVAATGDGPDWTGVGDTSSPYLVSVASTGAGNYCAGDAITAGSTVPSSTPDAVFDCERYGEMTWAFSVDSGQTVDVRLYFGNSYPGASEPGQRQFNVSIEGQQVLEQYDPVADVGHATGVLKSFTATDDGDGTITVVFEQGAFENPEIRAIEIIESEGSA
- a CDS encoding malectin domain-containing carbohydrate-binding protein; the encoded protein is MTRVRRAAVVVVSFLLVTSMFAGTVALVAGPAFAQTAGTVEYRVNGGTNTVAATDGGDDWTAPGSTTGVTVGGSTNTYSTQDSITTDSSVPSSTPAAVFQTERYGNTQWSFSVAAGQQYQVRLYFAEIFATSDGAREFDVAIEGKQVLSAYDIHAEVGHDVGTMKSYTVTPTDSTLDIDFTTVTDNAKVSAIEIIAAEPQSDTLGAQSSLDFGSVLVGNTETETVTVTNLGGTTDPSIDITGVSTSGDSAFTVGSPSQTSLAPGDSADIPVSFAPQDAQAKAGTLEITHTGTNSPLAVDLSGEGTSTAEIGFGKSSLQGFGDGSLTALEFGPDDRLYVTKQNGMVYALEIERNGANSYSVVYEKEIALIQDIPNHDDNGVLNAGEGTRQITGITVGGTASQPILYVSSSDPTIKVGTDDDSVDTNSGAVSRLTLDWGGDGVLADSEITHEVLVLGLPRSEENHATNGLDLSDDGNTLYVASGGHANKGAPSNNFGYTPEYALSAAVLTIDLAQVESFGAKNLQDYNANYPDLTFYYGIPTIQNDDATDGDDLPFGGDDGVNQAKWVENGPVQVYSSGYRNPYDLVLSEDDQLYVIDNGPNGGWGGIPVDEGPTGICTNEPNEDESYSTGDQLHLATQGSYGGHAAPIRGNPTGADIYDSAGNVVLDITEENSPVPASFVNPIECDYQDPTQDNSIGNTFGWTGGIDEYTASNFGGGMQGDLLVVENGGSVERVELNAAGDDVTNQEGNFFSDIDALGITTVGDGGPFPGTVWTARGGINVFEPNDYDSTTGPQCTGADDASLDEDGDGYDNADEIDNDTNPCSAASTPADFDDDGTSNLNDPDDDGDGIVDTEDPFALDATNGVGTALPVQMDFSETALFGDSGQGWTGLMTNGDDYLILYDTEQMTVGGAAQVLTVESVPAGDAVNAQNSQQFAFQRGIDAPSEPFTVSTTVNGFPDNPENYQAMGIYVGNGDQDNYAKLVVAANGGTGGVQFAKEVGGSFSSVAQPDDSGVTGPSTNTDLYLTVDPTTDPTPNDGSDDVAVTAEYGIDGGAKTVVETTAIPASWLDSSDGSAMAVGVIATSYQASSTFDATWTDLNVEYVTPPANQPPVADAGADIVVDEGQTVTLDGSGSSDPEGAQLGYTWTQTAGTPDGLLDVSDSEQVSFTAPEVDGDTTLTFELSVSDGDLSDTDTVDVTVQDTTLAQGDVLYRVNAGGAEVAAADGGPAWSTDTEAAPSQYLVAGGDNTGAYGGGLNSVDSSVPADTPSELWNSERWDPPADPEMAWQFADGIEAGQTYEVRLYFYDGYSGTADPGDRVFDIVIEGTTQASGFDPIAAYGDQNAGMESFTVTAGSDGDLDIVFIHDVENPQLNAIEIVAVESAPGPVGSFENPPTDTDGDGLYEDVNGNGEFNIVDVQAFFQNYQSDEVQNYSEAFDFNGNGEVNVVDVQALFIESLDDTTTSGSG